From Candidatus Protochlamydia phocaeensis, one genomic window encodes:
- a CDS encoding mycofactocin-coupled SDR family oxidoreductase, translated as MINHPPNFQGCLKGKVAVITGAARGIGRAVAIAFAREGAHIAGIDICSAVFPPSGVQPSRPEDLNETGRLVKETGSRWLGFILDQRNLSTLRTAADQIAQEYGGISILFANAGIQSFKPLLEMEDEDWHTQIDVNLNGTANAIRAFAPHLVKRGGGRIIVTASTQGRHGMKNGAAYSASKWGIIGLMKSAALELGTYGITVNALIPGLIDTPLTRHEERYAQALQEAGKQPKGYPADEEEARKLLSLKSPLGIPWIDPNDVAPVAVFLASDAARMISGATYDVTGGDSAHNSA; from the coding sequence ATGATTAACCATCCCCCTAATTTTCAAGGATGTCTGAAAGGAAAAGTCGCTGTCATTACAGGCGCTGCCCGAGGAATCGGACGAGCTGTGGCCATCGCATTTGCTCGAGAAGGCGCTCATATTGCCGGCATCGATATTTGCTCAGCCGTCTTTCCCCCATCTGGAGTGCAGCCATCCCGTCCGGAAGATTTAAATGAGACGGGACGCCTAGTGAAAGAGACGGGCAGCCGCTGGCTTGGCTTTATTTTGGACCAACGCAACCTATCGACCCTAAGGACAGCCGCCGATCAGATCGCACAAGAGTACGGAGGCATCTCTATTTTATTCGCCAATGCGGGCATTCAAAGTTTCAAGCCCTTATTAGAGATGGAAGATGAAGACTGGCATACGCAAATTGATGTCAATCTTAACGGAACAGCAAATGCCATTAGGGCTTTTGCCCCGCATTTGGTCAAGCGCGGCGGCGGGCGCATTATTGTCACAGCTTCAACGCAGGGCAGGCATGGCATGAAAAATGGAGCCGCTTATTCGGCTTCTAAATGGGGAATTATCGGCCTGATGAAATCTGCCGCTTTAGAATTGGGAACGTATGGTATTACTGTCAATGCCCTCATTCCCGGCCTGATCGACACTCCCCTCACACGCCATGAAGAGCGTTATGCACAAGCGCTTCAAGAAGCGGGCAAACAGCCAAAAGGTTACCCGGCAGATGAGGAAGAAGCCCGCAAGCTCCTTTCCCTTAAATCCCCTCTTGGTATTCCTTGGATCGATCCCAATGATGTCGCTCCCGTTGCGGTCTTTCTTGCCTCAGACGCTGCGCGCATGATATCCGGCGCCACCTACGACGTCACAGGAGGCGATAGTGCCCACAATAGCGCTTAA
- a CDS encoding class I SAM-dependent methyltransferase, producing MHNKAITKDSYQATAQAFALNVADLAPLQSIEKFIQLLPSQAKILDIGCGSGRDAKIFTEKGVKVIGIDFCSELIEIAKATAPLAEFQIMDIEEMAFSDETFEGAWAGCSLLHISKNRFLSVLKTIHAALKEKGCFYLTLKQGCGEGLEKDVRYKNQVEKFWSFFEEKELKDFLQKARFKILAFDLVEKSHSYQSHSSFRVFCQKD from the coding sequence GTGCATAACAAAGCCATCACAAAAGACAGCTACCAGGCCACAGCACAAGCATTTGCCTTGAATGTGGCTGATTTAGCCCCTTTGCAATCCATTGAAAAATTTATTCAGCTTTTACCTTCCCAAGCCAAGATTCTGGATATAGGCTGCGGGTCCGGCAGGGATGCCAAAATTTTTACTGAGAAAGGGGTTAAGGTGATAGGGATTGATTTTTGCTCCGAATTAATTGAAATAGCAAAAGCGACGGCCCCTTTAGCTGAGTTTCAGATCATGGACATAGAGGAAATGGCTTTTTCCGATGAGACCTTTGAGGGAGCTTGGGCAGGCTGTTCTTTGCTGCATATTTCTAAGAATCGCTTTCTATCGGTCTTAAAAACCATTCACGCAGCCTTAAAAGAAAAGGGATGCTTTTATCTGACCCTTAAGCAGGGATGCGGAGAGGGATTAGAGAAAGATGTGCGCTATAAAAACCAAGTGGAAAAATTTTGGTCTTTTTTTGAAGAAAAAGAACTTAAAGACTTTCTGCAAAAAGCGCGTTTTAAGATACTGGCCTTTGATCTGGTCGAGAAATCGCATTCTTATCAATCCCATTCTAGCTTTCGGGTCTTTTGCCAAAAGGATTAG
- a CDS encoding arsenate reductase family protein, whose protein sequence is MMMKVYVYSKCSTCQKALSFLAKNNVSFVRKEITDEPPSIQELQAMLRHVNGNIKKLFNSSGQLYRDMNMAEKIKDLPQPDALALLSQHGMLIKRPFLIGENSGLVGFNEAEWASLLNSG, encoded by the coding sequence ATGATGATGAAAGTCTATGTTTATAGCAAATGCTCGACTTGCCAAAAAGCCTTGAGTTTTCTGGCAAAAAATAATGTCTCGTTTGTCCGCAAGGAAATAACGGACGAGCCGCCTTCTATACAGGAACTGCAAGCAATGCTGCGCCATGTGAACGGAAATATAAAGAAACTTTTTAATTCCTCAGGCCAGCTTTATCGGGACATGAACATGGCAGAGAAAATAAAGGATTTGCCGCAGCCTGATGCGCTGGCTCTCTTAAGCCAGCATGGCATGCTGATCAAGCGGCCTTTTTTGATTGGAGAAAATAGCGGGCTCGTCGGCTTTAATGAAGCCGAATGGGCAAGCCTTCTAAACTCAGGTTAA